ATGGCTGTCGGTATCTACACGACGGCGATCTTCACGCGTCCGTCTGTTCCCGCCTCGGAGGAGGTTCCTCTCGGATTCGGGGTTCCCGGCTTAGGAATGCCACTCATCGTCGGGATAGTCGCCGGAATGGTGGCGTCGGCTCTCTTAGGCTTCCTAGTCGCACTCCCCGCTCTGCGTCTCCGCGCCGACTACCTCGCTATAGTCACTGTCGGACTCGCCGAGATACTCCGTCTGAGCTTCAAGTCGGACGCCTTAGGTAGCTTCACACTCCTAGGCACGAGGCTCGGAACGGGAGGAGGAAACGGCATAGCTACACCCACGAACCCGGTACGTCTGATCTTCTACAAGACAGCCGAGGGAGCCGGCGAGCCCAACGGCTTCGGAGCCTCCGTCTTCTCAGTGATGGAGTCGGTGGGAATCCAGAGCTCAGTCGTCGTCTCGTGGGCTTATGTCGTCGTACTCGCAGTCTTCGTCGGAGCGATCTACTGGCTCGCTATGCGTGTCGGATTCTCGCCTTTCGGACGTGTCCTCAAGGCGGTGAGAGAGGACGAGGACGTCGCTCGCGCGCTCGGAAAGAACACCGACGTCTTCAAGATAAAGATCTTCATGCTCGGCTGTGCCCTCATGGGTCTCGCGGGTATACTCTGGCGAGGAAGCCAGGGACGTGTCTACCCCGACGTCTTCCAGCCTGAGTTCACCTTCTACGTCTGGGTCGCACTCATAATCGGCGGCTCGTCCTCGAACACCGGAAGCGTCCTCGGAGCCGCTGTCTTCTCGGCGGGTCTCTGGGAGGGTCCACGTTACCTCAACCAGATCGTGACTAACCTATTCGAGATAGGCAGCCCGCCGTCGGCGTTCGACGACGCCGTCGCCCCTATCTTGTCACTCGACTTCGGTCCCTTCATCGCCTACTCCGTCGAGTCCCTGAGGGGCACACTCCGTCTCGTCATAATGGGAGTAGTTCTTATCTGGCTGATGCAGAGACATCCCGAGGGACTCCTCGGACACAGGAAAGAAGAGGCGTCGGCTGTCGATCTGTCGGTTAGGAAGGGAGGCGGTGACGTCGAAGGAGGTGGTGACACGTGAGCCCGAGCCCGACAGCCGCTCTCAGGGTCGAGGATCTCAGGAAGAAGTTCGGCGGCATAACAGCAGTCGACGGTGCTACCTTCGAGGTCGAAAAGGGGTCTATAACCGGCTTGATAGGTCCCAACGGCGCGGGTAAGTCGACGACCTTCAACCTCATCACGGGACAGATAAAGCCGACGAGCGGGAAAGTCTACTTCGAGGGCGAGGACGTAACCGGAGACGAGCCCCACGTCATAGCACAGAAGGGTCTCGTACGTACCTTCCAGATAGCACGCGAGCTATCCGAGATGACAGTCCTCGAAAACATGATGCTGGCTCCCCAGAGACAGAAGGGCGAGAAGCTCTGGCGGTCTGTCCTTCCGGGAGCCCGTCGCGGCGTAATCGAGGAGGAAGAAGAGATACGTGAGAGGGCATGGGAGACACTCGAACTCTTCGAGATAGACCACGTAGCCACCGAGTACGCCGGCAACCTATCGGGAGGACAGCTCAAGCTTCTAGAGATGGCGAGGTCTATGATGACAGATCCCGACACACTCCTCTTAGACGAGCCCTTCGCCGGAGTCAACCCGACTCTCGAGTCGAAGCTTCTCGAACGTATACACGATCTCAGGGAGGACGGCTACACCTTCCTCATAGTCGAACACGACATCGATCTCATAATGGAGAACTGTGACGACGTGGTATTCATGCACCAGGGAGAAGTCCTGACAGAAGGAAGCCCCGAGGAGGTAAAGTCGGACGAACGTGTCATAGAAGCCTACTTAGGAGGTGTCTGAGATGGCGTTACTCGAAGTATCCGGCTTAGAGGCGGGATACGGCAGCCTACAGATACTCGACGGCGTCGACTTAGAGGTCGAGGAAGGCGAGTACGTCACCATAGTCGGACCCAACGGAGCGGGGAAGTCGACAGCTATGAAGTCGGTCTTCGGTCTCACGACACATATGGGCGGCTCGGTCGTATTCGACGGAGACGACATAACCGGACTCGAACCCGAGAGGATAATACACGAGGGGATCGGCTATGTTCCCCAGAACGACAACGTCTTTACCTCTCTCTCAGTAATGGAGAACCTCGAGATGGGAGCCTACATACTCGACGAGGTTCCCGACGAGACAGTCGACGAGGTATTCGGCTACTTCCCCGTCTTGGAGGAGCGCAAGTCCCAGAAAGCGGGCACTATGAGCGGTGGACAGAGACAGATGCTCGCGATGGGACGTGCCCTGATGCTCGACCCCGACCTCCTCCTCTTAGACGAGCCGAGTGCGGGCTTAGCACCCGACTTAGTCGACGAGATGTTCGACAGGATAGACGAGATCAACGACTCGGGAACCTCCATACTCATGGTCGAACAGAACGCGAAGGAAGCTCTCAGAAGATGTGACCGCGGATACGTCCTCGCACAGGGTCAGAACAGATTCTCCGACGACGGCGACAAGCTCCTCGAAGACCCTGAGGTCAGAGAGGAGTTCCTCGGAGGCTAAATCTCCTTTTCACTGAGGACTCAGTGCCTGTTCGAGCTTAGCCGTGTAAGACGACTGCTGTTTCTCGAACGAGACCTTGTGGTAGACCTCTCCGCCGTACTCCTCGGTGAAGTTGTCGGAGAACTGTTCGGAAAGCTGCTGTCCGTACGAGTTGTTGACGTAGAAGGTCGAGGCGGTCGAGGCTCCCAGCCTGTCCGACGCAACACGTGCCATAGCCTGTCCCTGGAGAAGATCACTCGGCGCAGTCCTGAATATGTAGCCGTCGTCCTCTAGGAAGGACACACTCAGAGCGGTACTCGAAGGCGAACATCCCACGACTCCGTTGGGTATGAGGACGTTCTTCGAGACGGGGACGTTGATACCCGACGACGCCGCGCCGACGACGGCAGGGTATCCCGCGTTGACGAGAGCCTCCGCGCCGCTTATACCCGCCGACTGGCTCGTCTGTGTGTCCTGTACCGAGTGGTCGACTTCGAGGTCGACGTCGGAGTTATTTATCTCGTTTATCGGAAGCATAGCGGCGTCTATCATGGGGTTTCCGAGAGGTGCTAAGTCTCCCGTCTGTGGGAGGAGTATTCCGACCTGAAGAGTTCTCCCGAGACCTCCGGGCGACTCGTCAGCCGCCTCGCCGGCGGGCTCCTGACCCGTGAAGCTCACCGAGTCGACGACTTCTGTGCCTTCGTCAGCGAACTTCCAGACGTCGTATGTAGCCGATGTTGGGTCGCCCCTGTCGTCGAAGTCGACGGTACTCGACGCTCCCTCGTAGTTTATCTCCTCGCCGTTTGCCGCCGCCTCAGCTGCCTCGGCTATCTCCCCGGGTCCGTACTTCTCTCCGGGCGGGTTGGCTACGCGTCTCATCTGCATCTTGACAGCCTCCCCGTCGTTCTCACCCGCGGCGGCGTTCGCAAGCAGAAGCACAGCTGTTGCGTCGTAGGTGTTAGACGTGAAGACACTCGGTTCGGAGCCGTACTCGTCTGTGTAGAGATCCTCGAAAGCCTCCTGGTTGGGACCCGCGGCACCCGGAGCCGTACCTGTGACGTTCGACATGTCGGCTCCTACCCTCTGGGGAAGCTCTCCGTCCCTGAGTCCGTCGGGGACGATTATCTCCGCCGAACCCTCGAAGTTGGTGTAGAAGTCCTTGAATATCTGTATACCGCTCTGGGGATACCCGATTATGTTGAGTACGTCTGGACCCCCATCACCACCTCCGTCGCCGGTGTCGCCGGTGTCGTCGGTCGTCTCGTTCTGACCTCCGCCGTCTCCACCGGCGTCCTGAGTATCCTCTCCTCCGCCACCGTTACCGTTTCCTC
The window above is part of the Candidatus Afararchaeum irisae genome. Proteins encoded here:
- a CDS encoding ABC transporter ATP-binding protein; its protein translation is MALLEVSGLEAGYGSLQILDGVDLEVEEGEYVTIVGPNGAGKSTAMKSVFGLTTHMGGSVVFDGDDITGLEPERIIHEGIGYVPQNDNVFTSLSVMENLEMGAYILDEVPDETVDEVFGYFPVLEERKSQKAGTMSGGQRQMLAMGRALMLDPDLLLLDEPSAGLAPDLVDEMFDRIDEINDSGTSILMVEQNAKEALRRCDRGYVLAQGQNRFSDDGDKLLEDPEVREEFLGG
- a CDS encoding ABC transporter substrate-binding protein, translating into MARDTDRRKFLKGIGAAGVAGLAGCTSGGNGNGGGGEDTQDAGGDGGGQNETTDDTGDTGDGGGDGGPDVLNIIGYPQSGIQIFKDFYTNFEGSAEIIVPDGLRDGELPQRVGADMSNVTGTAPGAAGPNQEAFEDLYTDEYGSEPSVFTSNTYDATAVLLLANAAAGENDGEAVKMQMRRVANPPGEKYGPGEIAEAAEAAANGEEINYEGASSTVDFDDRGDPTSATYDVWKFADEGTEVVDSVSFTGQEPAGEAADESPGGLGRTLQVGILLPQTGDLAPLGNPMIDAAMLPINEINNSDVDLEVDHSVQDTQTSQSAGISGAEALVNAGYPAVVGAASSGINVPVSKNVLIPNGVVGCSPSSTALSVSFLEDDGYIFRTAPSDLLQGQAMARVASDRLGASTASTFYVNNSYGQQLSEQFSDNFTEEYGGEVYHKVSFEKQQSSYTAKLEQALSPQ
- a CDS encoding branched-chain amino acid ABC transporter permease, with translation MTQNTTTKEVLAEALEDDTVRIAAMMLGIYVVYTAVGGVLGLSTNGIANTLRRVTFLTSVYAMLTLALNLQWGYAGLFNIGVTGFMAVGIYTTAIFTRPSVPASEEVPLGFGVPGLGMPLIVGIVAGMVASALLGFLVALPALRLRADYLAIVTVGLAEILRLSFKSDALGSFTLLGTRLGTGGGNGIATPTNPVRLIFYKTAEGAGEPNGFGASVFSVMESVGIQSSVVVSWAYVVVLAVFVGAIYWLAMRVGFSPFGRVLKAVREDEDVARALGKNTDVFKIKIFMLGCALMGLAGILWRGSQGRVYPDVFQPEFTFYVWVALIIGGSSSNTGSVLGAAVFSAGLWEGPRYLNQIVTNLFEIGSPPSAFDDAVAPILSLDFGPFIAYSVESLRGTLRLVIMGVVLIWLMQRHPEGLLGHRKEEASAVDLSVRKGGGDVEGGGDT